A single window of Sphaerodactylus townsendi isolate TG3544 linkage group LG05, MPM_Stown_v2.3, whole genome shotgun sequence DNA harbors:
- the ST3GAL3 gene encoding CMP-N-acetylneuraminate-beta-1,4-galactoside alpha-2,3-sialyltransferase isoform X4 produces MTRGGDPCRLPLRRRRLLAAPWRRAAPARGSSSQRRRRRRRSAAAALAGLTAPAEMWQEVHAAAPHVGISWLLKCGRCQWGRKVATRGSRQAWAGILSLTLSGAAGIGVQRGEFTRGSSVWVSSCQGSGIGYAQGRMEWRSERPRHSSDRSLSAYRSLPTQPVQHREQGLWRAITLLSLFAGAVTATPQTWHHNQTLGAASYGNVGTASPASLEENSKEAPSLDAWGHWHGDNMTLQGVSSSELLRAERSPSDSSRGKKGSNKERHKKRNRHCRLHSLRLKVRDLGLGFESEELVLFSYCNGSCASARTNYDLTLQNLLQINVLTRDKHLSSNPCCRPVRYEVVSFMDVQNSWHTVDNLSAAECKCVG; encoded by the exons ATGACTCGGGGAGGGGATCCCTGCCGCCTCCCCCTCCGTCGCCGACGGCTCCTGGCTGCTCCGTGGCGCAGAGCGGCTCCCGCCCGAGGCTCGTCTTCTcagaggaggcggaggcggaggagaAGTGCGGCGGCCGCGCTGGCTGGGCTGACGGCTCCCGCGGAGATGTGGCAAGAAGTCCACGCAGCGGCTCCTCACGTGGGAATCTCGTGGCTCCTGAAATGTGGACGCTGCCAGTGGGGGAGAAAAGTGGCCACGCGTGGGTCCCGTCAGGCTTGGGCAGGCATTTTATCCTTGACTCTCAGCGGGGCTGCTGGAATAGGTGTCCAGAGAGGAGAGTTCACAAGAGGCAGCTCCGTTTGGGTTTCTAGTTGCCAGGGCTCTGGGATAGGATATGCACAAG GTAGAATGGAGTGGAGATCAGAGAGGCCAAGGCACAGTTCAGACAGGTCTCTCTCTGCCTACAGGAGTTTGCCTACCCAACCAGTGCAACACAGG GAGCAGGGTTTGTGGCGAGCAATCACCCTGCTGTCTTTGTTTGCGGGGGCCGTTACTGCAACTCCACAGACATGGCATCACAACCAGACACTGGGAGCAGCCTCCTATGGAAATGTGGGCACAGCTAGTCCAGCCTCATTGGAAGAGAACAGCAAGGAAGCACCATCTCTGGATGCATGGGGCCATTGGCATG GGGACAACATGACATTGCAAGGGGTGAGTTCCTCAGAACTGCTTAGGGCTGAGCGGTCCCCATCAGATTCCAGCAGAGGCAAGAAAGGTTCCAACAAAGAAAGGCATAAGAAGCGCAACCGCCACTGCCGCCTGCACAGCCTCAGGCTCAAGGTGCGGGACCTGGGACTTGGCTTTGAATCAGAGGAGCTTGTACTGTTCAGCTACTGCAATGGGTCGTGTGCGTCAGCCCGCACAAACTATGACCTGACCTTGCAAAACCTGCTACAGATAAACGTTCTAACGCGTGACAAACATCTCTCCTCCAATCCCTGCTGCCGCCCTGTTCGGTATGAAGTTGTGTCCTTCATGGATGTGCAGAATTCTTGGCATACTGTGGACAACCTCTCAGCAGCAGAATGCAAGTGTGTGGGCTGA